The Henckelia pumila isolate YLH828 chromosome 2, ASM3356847v2, whole genome shotgun sequence genome includes a window with the following:
- the LOC140878443 gene encoding uncharacterized protein translates to MVDEVLYKRSFSGPLLKCLGPKEAHYVLKEIHEGCCGNHLGSYSLAHKVLLAGYFWPTILKGVIDLGMDIMGLFPSAPAHKKFLLVAIDYFSKWVEAEAMARITEGGVLKFIWKNIVCIFGVEVTNRSLVQSLKTRLGRAQGNWVEELPSVLWSYRTTPKIGTEETPFSLVYGNEAVLPAEIGEEPARIIFYDEKNGEKRMEDLDFLDEKREAFAIRMEAYKNMIARSYNRRVRRKGFLVGDLVLRKVQEVAVRKLDPKWEGPYKMVMRLSSDAYYLKDSNGKMLKRPWSAYNLRKYYS, encoded by the exons ATGGTGGATGAAGTTCTTTATAAGAGGTCATTTTCTGGACCTCTTCTCAAGTGTTTAGGCCCTAAGGAAGCTCATTATGTCTTGAAGGAGATACACGAGGGGTGTTGTGGCAATCACTTGGGGTCTTATTCTCTAGCCCATAAGGTTCTCTTAGCGGGATATTTTTGGCCTACTATTTTGAAAGGTGTCATAGATTTG GGAATGGATATTATGGGTCTCTTCCCTTCGGCCCCAGCCCATAAGAAATTCTTGTTGGTCGCTATTGATTACTTTTCTAAGTGGGTGGAGGCGGAGGCCATGGCTCGAATTACTGAAGGGGGAGTGCTGAAATTTATATGGAAGAATATAGTATGCATATTTGGG GTGGAAGTGACTAACCGATCCTTAGTACAAAGTTTGAAGACACGCTTGGGAAGGGCTCAAGGAAATTGGGTGGAAGAGCTCCCTAGCGTGTTATGGTCATATCGTACTACGCCAAAAATTGGGACCGAAGAGACTCCATTTAGTCTGGTTTATGGAAATGAGGCGGTCTTGCCAGCAGAAATTGGAGAAGAGCCGGCTCGGATCATTTTCTACGATGAGAAGAATGGAGAAAAGAGAATGGAAGACTTAGACTTCCTGGATGAAAAGAGAGAAGCTTTTGCCATCAGAATGGAGGCGTACAAGAACATGATAGCTCGGTCCTATAATCGTCGGGTGCGCAGAAAGGGCTTCTTGGTAGGAGATTTGGTGCTGAGAAAAGTTCAGGAGGTGGCTGTCAGGAAGCTCGACCCTAAATGGGAAGGACCATATAAGATGGTGATGAGGCTCAGTTCGGATGCTTACTACTTGAAGGATTCAAATGGGAAGATGCTGAAGAGACCTTGGAGCGCTTACAATTTACGCAAATATTACTCTTAA